The Microplitis demolitor isolate Queensland-Clemson2020A chromosome 8, iyMicDemo2.1a, whole genome shotgun sequence genome has a segment encoding these proteins:
- the LOC106693745 gene encoding uncharacterized protein LOC106693745: MGETVSDNQIMMKILLTLPPTDRHFVTAWESTAQAERTLTNMVARLTMEETRLGNPVSTSEASGALVAKGGGYYKFQKPKRKGKFNYCGIAGHWKKECRVKARDMKGSGKDENPRRRNQENALIDDMLHTSVDNKKTQNRWCLDSAATSHMSGNKHWFTDLVSLKIKLPIRIGDGKIIYAITKGNINMKAFNGETWRDEYLEDVLFVPKLKCNLFSLSSTTDKGHRMSTDENSCRFTNSESTVAVGERI, encoded by the coding sequence ATGGGTGAGACCGTTTCCGATAATcaaataatgatgaaaattctCTTAACATTACCTCCTACTGACAGACATTTTGTAACAGCCTGGGAATCAACAGCACAGGCCGAGAGAACCTTGACAAATATGGTTGCTCGACTGACAATGGAGGAGACACGGCTAGGTAACCCTGTATCAACGTCAGAAGCTAGTGGAGCTTTAGTTGCCAAAGGAGGAGGATACTACAAATTTCAAAAGCCCAAGAGGAAAGGAAAGTTCAACTACTGTGGGATCGCAGGACATTGGAAGAAAGAGTGCCGCGTCAAAGCGAGAGACATGAAAGGGTCTGGCAAGGACGAGAACCCTAGAAGGAGGAATCAGGAAAATGCTCTCATCGACGACATGCTGCACACATCGGTTGACAACAAAAAGACACAAAATAGATGGTGTCTTGATTCTGCAGCAACAAGTCACATGAGTGGTAATAAGCACTGGTTCACAGACTTGGTAAGTCTCAAAATTAAACTACCGATTAGAATAGGAGACGGTAAAATAATATACGCTATTACTAAAGGCAACATTAATATGAAAGCATTCAACGGTGAAACCTGGAGAGATGAATATTTGGAGGATGTATTGTTTGTTCCAAAACTAAAGTGTAATCTTTTCTCTTTGAGCTCCACCACCGACAAAGGACACAGGATGTCCACAGATGAAAACAGTTGCAGATTCACAAACAGTGAGAGCACCGTAGCAGTTGGCgaacgaatttga